A genomic segment from Malus domestica chromosome 05, GDT2T_hap1 encodes:
- the LOC103434427 gene encoding cytochrome b561 and DOMON domain-containing protein At5g47530-like, producing the protein MASTLRLAVAFSILLSLFSQSSYAQTTACGNYKFNNNKVFTYCSSLPHLSSFLHWSFEQSTGKLQMAYRHTGVSASRWVAWAINPDLSKASAAMPGAQALVAWPQSSGTPKVYKSPIQSYSTTLAEGNLTYEVTDLTAEYLNNDEMIIFATWTLPTNFTTILQVWQEGPVSNGAPSIHDTVAANLNAKGTLDLLSGQTASTGGSSSTTRKRNRHGVLNAVSWGILMPFGAMVARYLRVFKSADPAWFYLHAACQTSAYAVGVAGWATGIKLGDDSAGIKYDTHRNIGIALFALGTLQVFALLLRPNKDHKIRFYWNIYHHATGYTVIILSIVNIFKGFDILNPDDKWKKAYIGVIIALGVQAALLEAYTWYIVLKRKKSEKETHVSNGVNGHGA; encoded by the exons ATGGCTTCCACGCTGAGGCTTGCGGTGGCCTTCTCCATTCTGCTCTCTCTGTTCTCACAATCTTCCTACGCCCAAACAACAGCCTGCGGGAACTACaaattcaacaacaacaagGTCTTCACCTACTGCAGCAGCCTGCCGCATCTCAGCTCCTTCCTCCATTGGAGCTTCGAACAGTCAACGGGGAAGCTCCAGATGGCCTACAGGCACACTGGCGTCTCTGCCTCCAGATGGGTCGCGTGGGCCATCAATCCGGACCTCAGCAAAGCGTCGGCCGCCATGCCCGGCGCCCAAGCTCTTGTCGCTTGGCCGCAGTCCAGTGGGACGCCGAAGGTGTACAAGTCGCCGATCCAGAGCTACTCGACCACCTTGGCGGAGGGCAACCTGACGTACGAGGTTACGGATTTGACGGCGGAGTATCTGAACAACGATGAGATGATCATATTTGCAACCTGGACTCTTCCTACCAATTTTACCACCATACTTCAGGTCTGGCAAGAGGGTCCCGTTTCGAACGGCGCTCCCAGCATTCACGACACCGTCGCCGCCAATCTTAACGCCAAGGGGACTTTGGATTTGCTTTCCGGCCAGACAGCATCCACCGGTGGTAGCAGCTCAACCACTAGAAAGAGAAAC CGTCACGGAGTGCTGAATGCAGTGAGTTGGGGAATCTTGATGCCTTTTGGTGCCATGGTAGCAAGGTACTTGAGAGTTTTCAAGTCCGCAGACCCTGCATGGTTTTACCTTCATGCCGCTTGCCAGACCTCGGCATACGCCGTTGGCGTCGCAGGATGGGCTACCGGTATTAAACTCGGCGACGATTCTGCCGGCATCAAATATGACACACACAGAAACATTGGGATCGCCCTCTTCGCCCTTGGAACACTTCAG GTGTTTGCTTTGCTTCTGAGACCCAACAAGGATCACAAGATCAGATTTTACTGGAACATATACCACCACGCAACCGGGTACACTGTTATCATCCTCAGCATCGTCAACATCTTCAAAGGATTCGACATCTTGAACCCTGACGATAAGTGGAAGAAGGCATACATCGGCGTGATCATTGCTTTAGGTGTCCAAGCTGCATTGTTGGAAGCTTACACGTGGTATATTGTATTGAAGAGGAAGAAGTCTGAAAAGGAAACGCACGTTTCGAACGGTGTCAACGGCCATGGGGCTTAG
- the LOC103408753 gene encoding cysteine proteinase inhibitor 1-like isoform X1 — protein MEISFDLVYQNPTDSIYIYVCYELLRVLTPIAEIPPYISVFSITKNPVKNISTKYKPSKTLTFWWWVVDSLAQFPSSAVDAAKKAGEVHLVTETDNRRGRICGGWWPIENISDPHVKEIAEFAVSEYNEQAKGQNKLAFERVVRGDRQLVAGMNYRLVISAKNKSVADPNDATPAEYEGIVWERTRLHFKQLTSFHRLSNPN, from the exons ATGGAGATAAGTTTTGACCTTGTATACCAAAACCCTACTgacagcatatatatatatgtttgctaTGAGCTGCTAAGAGTGCTGACTCCAATAGCCGAAATCCCTCCTTACATTTCTGTGTTTTCCATAACCAAAAACCCTGTCAAGAACATTTCTACAAAATATAAACCTTCCAAAACACTAACATTCTGGTGGTGGGTTGTAGATTCGCTTGCTCAGTTCCCCTCCTCCGCCGTTGATGCAGCCAAAAAAGCCGGCGAG GTGCATTTGGTCACGGAGACTGATAACCGACGGGGCCGTATATGTGGCGGTTGGTGGCCCATAGAGAACATCAGCGACCCCCATGTGAAGGAGATTGCAGAGTTTGCGGTGTCGGAGTACAACGAGCAAGCCAAAGGCCAGAACAAGCTGGCGTTTGAGAGGGTCGTCCGGGGCGACAGACAGCTGGTGGCGGGCATGAACTACCGGCTTGTCATTTCCGCTAAGAACAAGTCCGTGGCTGATCCCAATGATGCCACTCCCGCGGAATACGAGGGTATTGTGTGGGAGAGGACTAGGCTGCATTTTAAGCAGTTGACATCATTTCATCGATTGTCAAACCCTAACTAG
- the LOC103408753 gene encoding cysteine proteinase inhibitor 1-like isoform X2 — translation MIQCEKYNSKELFSLTLSNFLQSLSLSKCETSIVKASSFSSYISNYYSICISFSHQTLIMAANDSLAQFPSSAVDAAKKAGEVHLVTETDNRRGRICGGWWPIENISDPHVKEIAEFAVSEYNEQAKGQNKLAFERVVRGDRQLVAGMNYRLVISAKNKSVADPNDATPAEYEGIVWERTRLHFKQLTSFHRLSNPN, via the exons ATGATTCAGTGTGAAAAATATAACTCAAAAGAATTGTTTTCTCTTACTCTCTCTAATTTTctgcaatctctctctctctctaagtgtGAAACCTCCATTGTTAAAGCTTCAAGCTTCTCTTCTtacatctccaactattattcAATCTGCATTTCCTTCTCTCATCAGACGTTAATAATGGCGGCAAATG ATTCGCTTGCTCAGTTCCCCTCCTCCGCCGTTGATGCAGCCAAAAAAGCCGGCGAG GTGCATTTGGTCACGGAGACTGATAACCGACGGGGCCGTATATGTGGCGGTTGGTGGCCCATAGAGAACATCAGCGACCCCCATGTGAAGGAGATTGCAGAGTTTGCGGTGTCGGAGTACAACGAGCAAGCCAAAGGCCAGAACAAGCTGGCGTTTGAGAGGGTCGTCCGGGGCGACAGACAGCTGGTGGCGGGCATGAACTACCGGCTTGTCATTTCCGCTAAGAACAAGTCCGTGGCTGATCCCAATGATGCCACTCCCGCGGAATACGAGGGTATTGTGTGGGAGAGGACTAGGCTGCATTTTAAGCAGTTGACATCATTTCATCGATTGTCAAACCCTAACTAG
- the LOC139196301 gene encoding uncharacterized protein: MERLLAHWYTISKQPNSGVNLVELLAEGDNGPVLSFDKIRAAPAELEHHQPLVKDPLEEINVGTADDPRILFISALLPQQLKGEFRTLLTEFKDCFAWSYHEMPGLDRTLVEHELRIKPGFKPFRQPPRRFSTEKNGALRICTDFRNLNLATPKDEYTMPISDLLIDVAANHAILSFMDGHAGYNQIFIAEADTHLDDLRQAFIRMRRHNLKMNPAKCAFGVSAGNFLGFLVHYRGIEVDENKAHAIITAPPPTTKKQLQSLLGQINFLRRFIANSAGKMKAFSTLLKLKDSDKFVWNDEHQAAFAQIKVSLTNPPVLVPPRRGNPLKLYISAAEESIGCLLAQDNDAGREQVIAQTDVIRYMLTRPIVKGRIGKWTMALSEFSLQYVAQKAVKGQALADFLAQHPSPYGFGGNDVDIGMVQTRDNHWTMYFDGSSTSSSAGVGIVIQSPNHDRWFFSLKLDFDCTNNQAEYEALIVGLGILHDLRATRALVLGDSELVINQLNGSFRCMSCTLAPYHMVASYLAESFDSITFQHISRCHNTDADELAQITSGAQLLGGKLGQEISMIRQLYPALVNQQILRRDDVIRTRVMSLPSLLDRQDSVEVCTTEVIPDDWRAPIMQYLGNPNGKHNRRTRVHATNYVMYQNELYRKGEDGLLLLCLGPQESARAITKVHEGIAERAYNQKVRQKTFGEGELVWQTVLPVGLKDPRFGKWSPNWEGPFIVHKVYGKGVYHLKDRTGVVHRLPINGKFLKKYYPVTWEMRE; the protein is encoded by the exons atggaacgactgctggcccattggtacacgatatctaaacaaccaaattcgggtGTCAACCTTGTCGAGCTTCTTGCTGAGGGAGATAATGGGCCTGTattatcttttgataaaattcgagccgccccggccgagctcgaaCATCATCAGCCCCTAGTTAAGGACCCTTTagaagagattaatgttgggacggccgatgacccacggaTTTTGTTTATTAGCGCCTTACTTCCCCAACAACTGAAAGGCGAGTTTCGTACTTTGCTTacagaattcaaagattgttttgcttggagttatcatgaaatgcccggcttagatcgtactctggtcgagcatgaattacgcaTTAAGCCCGGATTTAAacctttccgtcagccacctcgtcgattctcaaccgaa aaaaatggtgcactgCGCATTTGCACCGATTttcgaaatctgaatctggcaactcccaaagatgagtacacaatgccgatttcagatctgtTAATTGATGTCGcggcgaatcatgcgatcttatcctttatggatggacatgccgggtacaaccaaatatttattgcagaagccgat acacatctggacgatctTCGGCAGGCTTTCATCCGCATGCGTCGGCataacctcaagatgaatcctgccaagtgtgccttcggtgtatcggccgggaattttcttggtttcctcgtacattaccgtgggattgaagtcgatgagaaTAAGGCACACGCAATCATTACTGCCCCACCCCCAACGACGAAGAAGCAGCTCCAGTCTTTACTCGGACAGATCAATTTTCTCCGCCGATTTATTGCCAACTCGGCaggaaaaatgaaagcgttttccACACTCTTAAAACTCAAGGACTcagataaatttgtgtggaacgacgagcatcaggcggcgtttgCGCAAATTAAAGTTTCCCTCACGAACCCACCTGTCTTGGTTCCTCCCCGGCGCGGTAATCCTCTTAAGCTCTATATATCGGCGGCCgaagagtccatcggctgcctcctcgCGCAAGATAACGACGCCGGACGGGAACAG GTTATTGCACAGACCGACGTCATCCGCTACATGCTCACCCGACCGATCGTAAAGGGCCGCATTGGGAAATGGACCATGGCACTGTCCGAGTTTAGCTTGCAATATGTAGCTCAGAAAGCCGTCAAGGGCCAAGCattggccgatttccttgctCAACATCCCTCCCCATACGGTTTTGGGGGCAACGACGTTGACATCGGCATGGTGCAGACGCGTGACAATCactggacgatgtactttgacGGCTCCAGTACGTCATCTTCGGCAGGTGTGGGAATTGTCATTCAATCCCCGAATCACGATCGCTGGTTCTTTTCACTTAAGTTGGACTTTGACTGCACCAAcaatcaggccgaatatgaagccttaATCGTCGGCCTTGGAATTCTCCATGACCTGCGGGCAACCCGCGCCCTCGTTCTCGGTGACTCCgagcttgtgattaaccaacttaatggctcctttcgttgcatgagttgtaccctggcaccTTACCATatggtcgccagctatttggccgaatccTTCGACAGTATTACATTTCAACATATTTCCCGGTGTCATAATACCGACGCGGATGAATTGGCTCAAATTACCTCCGGCGCACAACTACTGGGGGGCAAACTAGGCCAAGAGATATCAATGATACGACagttatacccggccttggttaaccAGCAAATCCTCCGACGGGACGACGTGATACGTACCAGGGttatgtccttaccttcgttgttagatcggcAGGACTCTGTCGAGGTTTGCACGACCGAGGTGATACCGGATGATTGGAGAGCACCTATTATGCAATACCTTGGCAATCCTAACGGGAAACATAATCGCAGGACACGGGTTCACGCTACGAACTATGTCATGTACCAGAACGAGTTATACCGAAAGGGTGAGgatggtttgttattgctatgcctcggcccccaagagagtgctcggGCGATCACAaaggttcatgaaggg attgccgagcgagcttATAATCAAAAGGTACGACAGAAAACATTCGGCGAAGGTGAATTagtgtggcaaacggtgttgcccgtaggactaaaagatcctaggttcggcaagtggtcgccaaattgggaagggccgttcattgtgcataaagtatacggaaaaggggtgtatcatcttaaagaccgaACCGGTGTAGTACACAGATTGCCgatcaatgggaagtttttaaagaaatactatccggtcacatgggaaatgcgagAATAA
- the LOC103434428 gene encoding inositol monophosphatase 1 — protein sequence MAANDSLAQFLSSAVDAAKKAGEIIRKGFYETKHVEYKGQVDLVTETDKACEDLIFNHLKQLYPTHKFIGEETTAANGVTELTDDPTWLVDPVDGTINFVHGFPFVCVSIGLTIGKIPTIGVVYNPIIDELFTGIRGGGAFLNGNPIKVSSQTELVKSLLVTEVGVERDNVTVDATTGTINRLLFEVRSIRMGGSCALALCGIACGRLDLFYMDGYGGPWDVAGGAVIVTEAGGCVYDPSGEELDITSRRVAASNPLLKAAFVDVLRESE from the exons ATGGCGGCAAATG ATTCGCTTGCTCAGTTCCTCTCCTCCGCCGTTGATGCAGCCAAGAAAGCCGGCGAG ATAATTCGAAAAGGGTTCTACGAGACCAAGCATGTGGAGTACAAAGGCCAg GTGGATTTGGTCACGGAAACTGATAAGGCATGCGAAGATCTCATATTTAATCATCTCAAGCAACTTTACCCCACACATAAG TTCATTGGGGAAGAGACTACTGCTGCTAATGGTGTAACGGAGCTGACTGATGACCCCACATGGCTAGTTGATCCCGTAGATGGAACCATTAACTTTGTACATGG GTTCCCCTTTGTCTGTGTCTCAATCGGCCTTACAATTGGAAAGATTCCTACAATTGGTGTTGTTTACAACCCAATAATTGATGAG CTCTTTACTGGCATACGCGGAGGAGGTGCATTTCTCAATGGAAATCCTATAAAAG TATCATCTCAGACTGAACTTGTGAAGTCTCTCCTTGTAACTGAG GTTGGAGTAGAACGTGATAACGTAACAGTGGATGCAACCACAGGGACAATTAATCGCCTACTTTTTGAG GTGAGATCTATTCGCATGGGCGGCTCCTGTGCACTGGCCCTCTGTGGAATAGCATGTGGGAGGCTTGATCTATTTTACATGGACGGCTATGGGGGTCCTTG GGATGTTGCAGGTGGTGCTGTAATTGTTACAGAAGCTGGAGGGTGTGTTTATGATCC ATCTGGTGAGGAGCTTGACATCACATCTCGAAGAGTAGCAGCATCAAACCCTCTGCTTAAGGCAGCATTTGTTGATGTTTTGCGAGAATCGGAATGA
- the LOC114825192 gene encoding cysteine proteinase inhibitor 5-like, with product MTRLYGILAIATLIFCLLFPPLVTAQGDDWQPIKNISDAYVKEIAEFAVNEYNKIKKKKLAFQNVFQGRMKFIDPLNIHYWLPIAVRDEDLPTLTSNYVTIVWDNVEHSIKELLVFHEVSR from the coding sequence ATGACCAGATTATATGGTATCCTGGCAATTGCAACACTGATCTTTTGCCTCCTCTTTCCTCCCTTGGTCACAGCCCAAGGCGATGATTGGCAGCCGATCAAGAACATTAGCGACGCATATGTGAAAGAGATCGCAGAGTTTGCAGTTAACGAGTAcaacaaaataaagaagaagaagttggCATTTCAGAATGTCTTTCAGGGTCGGATGAAGTTTATCGATCCACTTAACATTCACTATTGGCTTCCCATTGCGGTCAGAGATGAGGACTTGCCTACCCTCACATCAAATTATGTGACTATTGTGTGGGATAATGTGGAACATTCGATAAAGGAGTTATTGGTCTTTCATGAAGTTAGTAGGTAA